From the Bacteroidales bacterium genome, the window ATTTCGTTATTAACTGAGCAATTTGTTCCGTCAAAAGCAAAAGTGCATAAGTTTTTTGCAACTCCAAATCCTCCTGGTAATATTATAGCATCAAAATTATTTGCATCAAAAATACTTAAAGGGGAAATTTTGCCGCGTGCAATTCTTGCTGATTCAATGAGAACATTTCTGCTTTCATTCATTTCTTTTCCTGTAATATGATTTACTACATGATGTTGTGAAATGTCGGGAGCAAATATTTCATATTCAGCATCATTTTTTGAAATTGCATATAAAGTTAATGTTGCCTCATGAATTTCTGCTCCATCGTAAACTCCACATCCTGACAGAATTACTGCTATTTTTTTTGTTTTACTCATGACTTGTTAATAATTTAAGGCATACTATACTTTATGCCATATCTGCAAACAGACTTATTTTAGAAAAGTTTTCAATTATACAATAGTTAATTTTCAGTTTCTAAATATTAATTCAAGAAGCACTTTATTGATTAATTCTCTATTCAGTTTATTTTTTTTCTACTTTTTTTGACTCTTTCTTTTTCTTTGGTTCTTCCTTTTTTTCTACTTTTTTCTTTTTTACAGTTTTAGTTGCTGCTTTTTTTTCAGTTTTTTCTGCTGTCTTTTTTACAGGTTTTTTCTCGGTTTTCTTAACTTCCTTTTTTTCTGTTTTTTTAACAGGCTTTTTTACAACTTTTTCAGTAACTTCCTTTTTTTCTGCTTTTTTAACAGGCTTTTTTACAACTTTTTCAGTAACTTCCTTTGTTTCTGCTTTTTTAACAGGAGTTTTTACAACTTTCTCAGTAACCTCCTTTGTTTCTGTTTTTATAACAGGTTTTTTTACAACTTTCTCAGTAACCTCCTTTGTTTCTGTTTTTATAACAGGTTTTTTTACAATTTTTTCAGTAATTTCTTTTTTAACTTTCTTTTCTTCTTTCTCAGGTTTAACAAAGAATTTTATTGATGCTTTTTTTGGTCTTCTAACACCATATGTTCCTTTAAATATCTTTCCTCTTTTTGTTTTTTTATCGCCTTTTCCCATAATTATTTGTTTTATTTATTTTAATCTTGAATTATTATTGTTTTCAAAATTAAAAAAATATTCAGATATATAATTATATATACAAAACTAATTTTTAAAATAGTGTGTTTTAATTAATTAGCTAAGGATATAAATTACTGCTTTTTTTTAATAGTAGTAGTTGATTTGTCATACTCTTTTTCTATTTTTGAAATTATATTATTGGTACTACAATGAATTGAATGATAAAATGATAAAATGATTGAATAAAAAAATAATGACAAAAGCTATATACTAAGCGTTCATATTGAGCATTTACATTGAGCGTAGTCGAAATGTAATCGAAATGTAGTCGAAGTATAACATTTACGCATTTATGCATTTAATCATTTGCGTATTTAATTATTTCCACTAAAATTTATACTGAGACTTCGGCGTGAGCTCAGTCGAACGCTTGTCGAAGTATAACAGCAGAACCATATTATTATTAATAGAGAGTTAATTTATATTTGATATATGACAAAACAAATCATAATAATTTTAATCATAATTTTAACGAGTTGTATTGCTTGTCATAAAAAGGATAAGAAAAAACCTAATCCAAATATACCTCCAAAATTTGTTGTAGTTGAAGAACCAAAATTTAGAAAAGAAGGAGAGTTGTTTTTTATCTTTACAGATATTAATGATACAATAACAAAAATTGATATTGAAATTGCTGATAATCCTAATAAAAGAGATAGGGGGTTAATGTTCAGGAGATCAATGCCTGATAGTGCAGGTATGTTTTTTATTTTTGATAAAGCTGAACGTCAGTCATTTTGGATGAAAAACACAATTATATCTTTAGATATTATATATGTAAATGAAAATTATGATATTGTAAATATATATGAAAATACTAAGCCTTATTCATTAAAATCATTGCATTCAATAGAATATGCAAAATATGTAGTTGAAGTAAATGCAGGGTTTTGCAAAAAGTTTTCTATTAAAATTGGTGATAAAATTGATTATAAGATTAAGGAATAATTTAAACTTGTCTATATAATATCATAAGTTTTATATAATTAAACCCTCGGGGTTTTACTAATCAATTGAAAACAAATATTTTACAATTTATATTTCTATGATTTTATTAAACCCCGAGGGTTTTTATCAACTTTATTGGCAGGCACTAATTAAATTCAAATATATTTGGAGTATTTATATTAAAATTTCCGAATTTATATGATTGTTCATTAGAAAAAAATAGCATATTATTTGTGCCATTGGTTGGAGCAGTATTGTAATATATAAATTT encodes:
- the elbB gene encoding isoprenoid biosynthesis glyoxalase ElbB, which gives rise to MSKTKKIAVILSGCGVYDGAEIHEATLTLYAISKNDAEYEIFAPDISQHHVVNHITGKEMNESRNVLIESARIARGKISPLSIFDANNFDAIILPGGFGVAKNLCTFAFDGTNCSVNNEIESVIKSMFDKNKPIGALCISPVLLAKVLGNIEITIGQDEGTIEAVKQLGTTHKNTNHGEVVIDTQHKIVTTPCYMLNATIAQIGDGANNIVKAILNLIN
- a CDS encoding 30S ribosomal protein THX, producing MGKGDKKTKRGKIFKGTYGVRRPKKASIKFFVKPEKEEKKVKKEITEKIVKKPVIKTETKEVTEKVVKKPVIKTETKEVTEKVVKTPVKKAETKEVTEKVVKKPVKKAEKKEVTEKVVKKPVKKTEKKEVKKTEKKPVKKTAEKTEKKAATKTVKKKKVEKKEEPKKKKESKKVEKK
- a CDS encoding DUF192 domain-containing protein yields the protein MTKQIIIILIIILTSCIACHKKDKKKPNPNIPPKFVVVEEPKFRKEGELFFIFTDINDTITKIDIEIADNPNKRDRGLMFRRSMPDSAGMFFIFDKAERQSFWMKNTIISLDIIYVNENYDIVNIYENTKPYSLKSLHSIEYAKYVVEVNAGFCKKFSIKIGDKIDYKIKE